From Podospora bellae-mahoneyi strain CBS 112042 chromosome 3, whole genome shotgun sequence, the proteins below share one genomic window:
- a CDS encoding hypothetical protein (COG:G; CAZy:GH18; EggNog:ENOG503NUVP) — translation MKAYLYALAASGAAGAARATGGFVATDQSLISSSSFVDITEADEDLDKWLSAVQAQPLEALKPYPISCSKAGEGPWFLFPEADQLASCKETMLLNVVVQMAEVKDMPTIIRACTADYDTSPSMRVAFVPDSTKASLCTTANKVLEDASISIHRPGKDREFSPTHLLSAGRQVKSYLASQKPSCSNNAMAFGYSQTSVIGVFAGAKVHQHGVTSDVLQQFLEHVQNESVSGTTVVQLCGAKDRGADYSIGIVASSAKNLDFVQEVVKTWADGKCVSQVGAGQDWMPVTLRVPVPLEELSKNDTISNSTARSRHSAPGDISARFARLSPRADCRVTTVQAGEGCWAVAQRCGISQTQLQNFNRANLCNSLVLGERVCCSTGTLPSTLPPGNSDGTCKTRQVVLGDDCGSLANKCGITGDDFTKANPQSGLCSKLSEGQHVCCSQGNLPDLRPKKGADGYCAVYRTKKDDNCAKIAASNMLSVTQLENFNKNTWGWNGCKLLYPDFNMCVSDGAAPMPAIVPNAICGPTMNGTVRPPLGTNISTMNPCPLNVCCNIWGQCGMTDDFCVVSKSETGAPGTAAPGQHGCISNCGRDIIKGPAPAKHIKLGYFEGWNFGRKCLHMDATQIDTSTYTHVHFAFPNVTRGDFRIEITDPLVKKQFERFKKLQGVKKVVSLGGWDFSALPGTFMILREAAQPANRDLFKRNIISFINEHNLDGIDLDWEYPGAPDIPDIPADDPVNGLNYYRLLASIKAEVGDSKTVSFAAPASFWYLRSFPVKQIAQALGYIVFMTYDLHGQWDAGNKWTSPGCPTGNCLRSHVNETETRDALSMITKAGAPSNKVLVGVSSYGRSFKMAQAGCDGESCLFTGDNRNSHAAKGRCTDTAGYISNAEINQIIAQGRANKRYNKEGSNIMVYDNTEWVAWMDDEMKDKRTEFYHSYNFLGTTDWAVDLQEWYPDASLDEDDVEVVYLGTEVYRERTAYCTPPCRLILPPSSLPAPTVISIPPYTTSIEVGRSQGASFVVETTTITVYAPNITTNQMPMSNVNITVANPTNGGGAGGIPPFYANPSIDIPPIPVVVTPPGGGAPPTSRWITLPPWPSVTDGPLPDDPSGVDIPDNSDLPSDDQNPIIDRPPLGSGPPMVWDCPPGGVLEIDEFHAILTLDNCQGQVTLGGCAPTGTKAMDAPPESTLLIGCTLFTGTQAPDIKPFPTGSGNIIQPITTLVPDPPREDDP, via the exons ATGAAGGCATATCTCTACGCCCTCGCAGCCTCGGGGGCAGCGGGGGCAGCGAGAGCAACGGGCGGATTCGTGGCCACAGACCAGTCCTTAATTTCCTCAAGTTCTTTCGTCGATATCACCGAAGCAGACGAGGATCTCGACAAATGGCTCTCTGCGGTACAGGCGCAGCCTCTTGAGGCCCTCAAGCCATACCCCATTTCTTGCAGCAAAGCCGGGGAGGGCCCCTGGTTCCTGTTCCCGGAGGCGGATCAGTTGGCCTCATGCAAGGAGACCATGCTGCTCAATGTGGTTGTCCAGAtggccgaggtcaaggacatgcccaccatcatcagggCCTGCACAGCAGACTACGACACTTCTCCGTCCATGAGGGTTGCTTTCGTGCCAGACTCGACCAAGGCATCGCTCTGTACCACCGCCAACAAAGTGCTGGAGGatgcctccatctccattcaCCGGCCCGGCAAAGACCGCGAGTTCTCGCCGACCCATCTGCTATCAGCTGGTCGTCAGGTCAAGAGCTATCTTGCCTCTCAGAAGCCGTCATGCTCCAACAACGCCATGGCCTTTGGCTACTCGCAGACGTCGGTCATCGGTGTTTTTGCCGGCGCTAAAGTGCACCAGCACGGTGTCACATCAGATGTCCTTCAGCAATTCCTCGAGCATGTTCAGAACGAGTCGGTCTCAGGAACCACCGTGGTGCAGTTGTGTGGTGCCAAAGATCGTGGTGCCGATTACAGCATTGGCATCGTCGCCAGCAGCGCCAAGAATCTCGATTTCGTCCAGGAGGTGGTCAAGACATGGGCTGATGGCAAATGTGTCTCACAGGTGGGTGCGGGCCAGGACTGGATGCCGGTCACTCTGCGCGTTCCTGTTCCCTTGGAGGAGTTGTCCAAGAAcgacaccatctccaacagcaCCGCCAGATCTCGCCATTCCGCGCCTGGAGATATTTCTGCCAGGTTCGCCCGGCTCAGCCCCCGAGCTGATTGCAGGGTCACTACCGTCCAGGCCGGCGAGGGTTGCTGGGCTGTGGCCCAGAGATGTGGCATCTCGCAGACTCAACTGCAGAACTTCAACCGCGCCAACCTCTGCAACTCACTTGTTCTGGGCGAGCGGGTCTGCTGCAGCACCGGCACCCTCCCCAGTACCCTCCCTCCCGGAAACTCTGACGGCACGTGTAAGACGCGCCAGGTTGTGTTGGGCGACGACTGTGGCTCATTGGCCAACAAATGC GGAATTACTGGCGATGACTTCACCAAGGCGAATCCTCAATCCGGGCTTTGCTCCAAACTGTCCGAAGGTCAGCATGTGTGCTGCAGCCAGGGCAACCTTCCCGACCTTAGGCCCAAGAAGGGTGCCGATGGCTATTGTGCCGTTTATCGGACCAAGAAGGACGACAACTGCGCCAAGATTGCTGCAAGCAACATGCTCAGTGTGACCCAACTGGAGAACTTCAACAAGAACACATGGGGTTGGAATGGCTGCAAGTTGCTTTATCCCGATTTCAACATGTGCGTCAGCGACGGAGCTGCGCCGATGCCTGCTATTGTCCCT AACGCAATCTGTGGACCAACCATGAACGGCACCGTCCGGCCCCCCTTAGGGACCAACATCAGCACGATGAACCCGTGCCCTCTCAACGTGTGCTGCAACATTTGGGGGCAATGCGGTATGACCGATGATTTCTGTGTCGTTTCCAAGTCCGAGACTGGTGCTCCCGGTACTGCAGCTCCTGGCCAGCACGGATGCATCAGCAACTGCGGCAGAGACATCATCAAGGGCCCCGCGCCGGCAAAACATATCAAGCTTGGCTATTTTGAGGGCTGGAACTTTGGCCGCAAGTGCCTGCACATGGATGCTACCCAAATCGACACAAGCACTTACACCCACGTTCACTTTGCCTTTCCTAATGTCACGCGAGGCGATTTTCGGATCGAGATCACGGACCCGTTAGTCAAGAAGCAGTTTGAACGTTTCAAGAAGCTTCAGGGCGTCAAGAAGGTTGTATCTCTAGGTGGCTGGGACTTCAGTGCTCTGCCAGGGACCTTCATGATTCTCCGAGAGGCCGCCCAACCAGCCAACCGCGACCTGTTCAAGCGCAACAtcatctccttcatcaacgAGCACAACCTTGACGGCATCGACCTTGACTGGGAATATCCAGGTGCCCCTGACATCCCGGACATTCCCGCTGATGATCCGGTAAATGGTCTCAACTACTACAGACTCTTGGCCAGCATCAAGGCCGAGGTCGGCGATTCCAAGACAGTTTCGTTCGCCGCACCAGCGTCGTTCTGGTACCTCCGCTCCTTTCCTGTCAAGCAAATAGCCCAAGCTCTCGGCTATATTGTCTTCATGACCTATGATCTTCACGGCCAGTGGGATGCTGGTAATAAGTGGACTTCGCCTGGCTGCCCGACGGGCAATTGCTTGCGGTCACATGTCAATGAGACTGAGACTAGGGACGCGCTCTCCATGATTACCAAGGCGGGTGCCCCTTCCAACAAGGTCCTGGTTGGTGTCTCCAGTTACGGACGGTCCTTCAAGATGGCCCAGGCTGGGTGCGACGGCGAGTCCTGCCTGTTCACGGGCGACAACCGCAACTCCCATGCTGCCAAAGGTCGGTGTACGGACACTGCTGGATACATCTCGAACGCCGAGATCAACCAGATCATTGCTCAAGGCAGGGCCAACAAGCGCTACAACAAAGAAGGTTCCAACATCATGGTGTATGACAACACAGAATGGGTGGCCTGGATGGACGACGAGATGAAGGACAAGAGAACCGAGTTTTACCACTCGTACAATTTCCTGGGCACCACTGATTGGGCAGTCGATCTGCAAGAGTGGTATCCCGACGCCAGTTtagacgaggacgatgtcgAAGTCGTTTATCTGGGAACCGAGGTGTACCGCGAAAGGACTGCCTACTGTACGCCGCCTTGCCGTCTTATCTTGCCACCCAGCTCACTCCCGGCACCAACGGTAATCTCAATTCCACCCTATACAACATCCATTGAGGTGGGCCGCAGCCAGGGTGCATCATTTGTCGTCGAAACGACGACCATCACCGTCTATGCGCCCAACATTACGACAAATCAGATGCCCATGTCCAATGTCAATATCACCGTCGCCAATCCAACAaatggcggtggtgccggtggcaTTCCCCCTTTCTACGCCAACCCAAGTATTGATATCCCCCCTATTCCCGTCGTCGTCACGCCTCCAGGGGGTGGTGCACCGCCAACTTCGCGATGGATTACTCTTCCGCCCTGGCCGTCAGTGACAGATGGCCCGCTGCCTGACGACCCATCTGGAGTCGACATTCCAGACAACAGCGACCTACCATCTGATGATCAAAATCCAATCATTGATCGACCTCCTCTAGGATCTGGACCTCCAATGGTCTGGGACTGCCCGCCGGGTGGCGTGTTGGAGATTGATGAGTTTCACGCCATCTTGACGCTTGACAATTGCCAGGGTCAAGTAACTTTGGGCGGGTGCGCACCTACGGGAACGAAGGCAATGGATGCACCTCCTGAGAGCACACTTCTCATTGGCTGCACTTTGTTCACGGGGACCCAGGCTCCTGATATCAAGCCATTTCCTACAGGCTCAGGTAATATCATTCAGCCCATCACCACGCTAGTGCCGGATCCACCAAGAGAAGACGACCCTTAA
- a CDS encoding hypothetical protein (CAZy:CBM50; EggNog:ENOG503NZS3; COG:G) → MLSSAYALVLAAGLNPFLSATCSVEVGKSYCVEAYGEPAPGISSTKAATTTTPSLSTVVSPVTTTTPGNGITTPTPTQASIVNNCDAFHFVTAGQTCETIASLYRISQDQFKAWNPNFYFVAVGDTCEIIAAKHGITQAQFLSWNPSVGSTCTGLWANAYACVSIIGHTPTKPSTTTSVGNGIATPTPIQPNMVNNCDSFYKIKSGDTCATIAASKGVTVAQLTTWNPYVKSDWSLLWLDYYVCISIVGDTPTPVNPGNGIQTPTPYQSGMTTACKTFHFVQSGQTCQTITQRYGITQANFVKWNPAVKNDCTGM, encoded by the exons ATGCTGTCTTCTGCGTACGCTCTGGTTCTGGCCGCCGGCCTT AATCCTTTCCTCTCTGCTACTTGCTCGGTAGAGGTCGGGAAGTCGTACTGTGTTGAGGCTTACGGCGAACCTGCGCCGGGTATCTCTTCGACCAAAGcggcaaccaccaccactccgtCCTTATCTACCGTTGTTTCTCCAGTGACCACTACGACACCCGGAAACGgcatcaccacacccacTCCCACCCAGGCCAGCATCGTCAACAACTGTGACGCCTTCCACTTTGTCACGGCCGGTCAAACGTGCGAGACGATTGCCTCTCTATACCGTATCTCCCAGGATCAGTTCAAGGCATGGAATCCCAAT TTCTACTTCGTCGCAGTTGGTGACACCTGTGAGATCATTGCGGCAAAACATGGTATCACCCAGGCTCAGTTCCTCAGCTGGAATCCGAGCGTGGGCTCAACCTGCACTGGACTCTGGGCCAATGCCTACGCCTGCGTCTCTATCATCGGCCACACCCCGACTAAGCcgagcaccaccaccagcgtcgGCAACGGTATTGCCACCCCGACGCCTATTCAGCCGAATATGGTGAACAACTGTGACTCCTTCTACAAGATCAAGTCTGGAGACACGTGcgccaccatcgccgcctccAAAGGCGTCACCGTGGCGCAACTGACCACTTGGAACCCCTACGTCAAGTCCGACTGGAGTCTCCTGTGGCTCGACTACTACGTTTGCATTTCCATTGTCGGAGACACGCCCACGCCCGTCAACCCAGGCAATGGCATCCAGACACCCACCCCTTACCAGAGCGGTATGACCACCGCGTGCAAGACTTTCCACTTCGTCCAGTCTGGTCAGACCTGCCAGACCATCACTCAACGCTACGGCATTACCCAGGCCAACTTTGTCAAATGGAACCCGGCAGTTAAAAACGACTGCACTGGTATGTGA
- a CDS encoding hypothetical protein (EggNog:ENOG503PI7I) → MSEVASPVSLTTLSTELRHKVLASVIWTSTVTLYNHLDLFFQDPRVRLRDDWDIWVPTTPPQPPALSLLLTCRILRYDVQYLLNLSTAQSHPYEIDVVFIAKCGLFPTWVCCPLPSQINLDTLQASFRIMDVEDIDDEVPAGRQGEFLSRYRGVSSDFDADNYPTPPPGSWNFYRLLASFLALGPRGLTSPAYQRENRGCLSRSRYSLQHLIISVTSKEETEMDDERRERASGPRRFLLDHNSDLPYGASREDDVFPGPPDNSPYTWTGPTKLETVRGMYGHAGRLTLGHADRYGLYLANTLWALLNFKWLSRGFGLMVYESILDGITFYVDGKPRPHFGMDDLLSLEPIKHRTLTPEVAAALQVWKEWVMKWRSKLRERGMLDEPRPSFAFVRYLPASMADPNECPESDSNSMSGSDV, encoded by the coding sequence ATGTCGGAAGTGGCCAGCCCAGTGTCGTTaaccaccctctcaaccGAACTCCGCCACAAAGTCCTAGCCTCTGTGATTTGGACATCAACAGTAACGCTCTATAATCACCTCGACCTATTTTTCCAAGATCCTCGGGTCCGGCTCCGCGATGACTGGGACATTTGGGtaccaaccacaccacctcaaccacccgcTCTGTCACTTCTCTTAACATGCCGGATCCTGCGCTATGACGTCCAGTATCTATTGAATTTATCCACTGCCCAATCCCACCCCTATGAGATTGACGTCGTCTTCATTGCCAAATGCGGACTTTTCCCAACCTGGGTGTGTTGTCCACTCCCAAGCCAGATCAACCTCGATACTCTCCAGGCGTCATTCCGCATAATGGACGTGGAGGATATCGACGACGAGGTACCAGCAGGAAGGCAGGGGGAGTTCTTAAGCCGTTACCGCGGTGTATCGTCTGACTTCGATGCAGACAACtacccaactcctcctcccggctCATGGAACTTTTATCGCCTGCTAGCGTCCTTCCTGGCCTTGGGGCCTCGGGGCCTGACCTCTCCCGCTTATCAAAGAGAAAATCGCGGCTGTCTTTCAAGAAGCAGATACTCACTCCAACATCTCATCATTAGCGTAACATCTAAGGAGGAAACTGAAATGGATGACGAAAGACGGGAGCGAGCAAGTGGACCAAGGCGGTTCTTACTTGACCACAATTCCGACCTGCCTTACGGAGCCTCGAGAGAAGATGACGTTTTTCCAGGGCCGCCTGACAATTCTCCATACACATGGACAGGCCCCACCAAGTTGGAGACCGTTAGAGGGATGTATGGCCACGCGGGCCGTCTCACCCTCGGACACGCCGACCGCTATGGCTTGTACCTTGCCAACACCCTCTGGGCCCTGCTTAACTTCAAGTGGCTCTCACGAGGCTTCGGTCTTATGGTGTACGAAAGTATCCTTGACGGCATTACCTTTTACGTCGACGGGAAGCCAAGACCTCACTTTGGCATGGACGACTTGCTTTCCCTGGAACCCATAAAGCACCGCACCTTGACACCGGAGGTCGCAGCAGCCCTTCAAGTCTGGAAGGAGTGGGTAATGAAGTGGAGGAGTAAGTTACGGGAGCGTGGTATGTTGGATGAACCACGCCCGAGTTTTGCTTTTGTGAGATACTTGCCGGCATCGATGGCAGATCCTAATGAGTGCCCAGAGTCAGACTCGAATTCTATGTCCGGCTCAGACGTATAG